From the Deinococcus seoulensis genome, the window TGTCGTCGCCCGGCTCGAAGCCCAGCAACTCCAGCGCCTCGGCCAGTTGCACCTCCGGCACGTACAGGCCCACGTCGCCCTGATACCCGCCCGTCTCGATCTCGATCACGGGGCTGCCCATCGACCACTGGAACGGCGTGCGCACCACGCTGACCACCCCGCCGTCCATCAGGTTGCGCCGCCAGCCCTCCGCCAGGATGCGCGGCAGGGTATCGATCCGCACCCACACGTCCCCCTGGTACAGCACCCGGTCCTCGTACGCCGCGCTCACGAACCCGCCTGCGCGCCGTCCGCCTGCACCCTGTCTGCCCGCACCAGCACCGGCGCGATCCGCTCGGCGAACGTCGGCGGAATCACCGCCGGTTGCCCCTGATCGTCCACGCGCACCTGCACGGACCGCGCGAACGCACACGGCACGCCGTCCGCCAGGATGCGCGCCACGCCCGTCCAGCTCGTGCGGCCCACCCGCTCGATCAGCGTCTCGATCACGACCTCCTGCCCCAGCCGGATATCCCGCACGTAATCCAGTTCCAGCCGCGCCAGCACCGACCGGTCATCCGCGTCCCGCACCGCGAGCGCGCGCGACAGGTCCATGCGCGCCACCTCCAGAAACTCGGCGTACCGGGCGTTGTTCACGTGCCCCATGGCGTCCAGGTCGCCGTACCGCAACTGGATGGTCGTGCGGTGCGCGTCGCGCCAGTTCAGCGCCGGAATACGCGGGTGGGCCGTCCGGGCCGCGTCAGTAGAAACCGCGTCAGTAGAAACCGTCATGCCCACAGTGTAGAGCCAGTGTCGAGCCCCCCACCCGGCCGCCACTCCTCATGTCGCCCATCCGGGCAGCGGCGCGGCCCGCTATGCTGGCAGGCGTGACCGACATCCCGCCTCCTCCCGTCCCCCCGGCGCGGGCGTCGTGGTGGCAGCGAACCGAGCGGCGCATCCAGCGCCTGCAACGCCTGCCCCTGACCATGATGATCGCCAGTCTGCTGGCCGCGCTGGGCATCGTGCAACTGACCTTCCAGCTGGGCAACTCGGTGTACCGCAGCGTCACCTGGAGTCAGGACACCCGCGCCACCCTGGCCCGCACCGCCACCCTGGAACGCGACGTGCGCATCCTGCAAGACGCTGTGAAAGCCAACCAGGACCCCACGTACCTGCGCGCCCTGGCCCGCTGCCGGGGCTTCGTGGGCGCGAACGAACGCGTCGTGGTCGCCAGTGACGCCCCGGAAACCCCGCCCGGCGAGAACTGCAAGGCCCTGCGCGTTCCGTAAGGGCGGTGATGGTTGAAAGTTGATGGTTGATGGAAGGGAACCCCCCTCTATCAACCATCAACTTTCGACTATCAACCCGTCAGAACACGCGGTCGAGGATCAGCGGTTCCGGCGCGGGGGCCTGGGCGCCCAGGGTCAGGCCCTCGGTGAGGAGGCGCCTGGCGGCGTCCAGGCCGCGCCCGTCACGGTGGTAGATGCGCAGGACGGGTTCGCCGGCCTGGACGGCCTCGCCGGGTTTGCGCAGGAGTTCCACGCCCACGCCGTGGTCGATGGCCTCGCCCTTGCGTTCGCGGCCGCCACCCAGCACGAGCACGGCGCGGCCGACGCTCAGGGCGTCGATGCTCGCCACGAACCCGGATTCGGGGGCGGTCACGTCGGCGCGGCCGGGCGCCACGTCGAACTTGCTGATGTCGTCCACGTAGGTGGCGTCGCCGCCCTGCGCCTCGATGAACGCGCGGAACTTCGCCAGGGCGCTGCCGTCCGTCAGGGTGGCACGCGCGCGGGCCTCGGCGGCCGCCTCGTCCTCACCCTGGGCGGCCAGCGCCTCCACCGCCAGTGCCACGCACAGTTCGGTCAGGTCGTGGGGACCTTCACCGCGCAGGGTCGCCAGAGCCTCCAGCACCTCCAGGCTGTTCCCGGCCATGTGGCCAAGGGGGGTGTCCATGTCGGTCAGCACGGCGCGGACCTGCCGTCCGGCGCGGTTGCCGATGTCCACCATCGCGCGGGCCAGGCCGCGCCCGGCGTCCAGGGTGCGCATGAACGCCCCGGCGCCCACCTTCACGTCCAGCACGACCGTGTGCGCGCCGGACGCGAGCTTCTTGCTCATGATCGAGCTGGCGATCAGCGGCAGGCAGTCCACGGTGGCGGTTACGTCCCGCAGCGCGTACAGCTTGCCGTCCGCTGGGGCGAGGTCCCTGCTCTGGCCGACCAGCGCGAGGCCGATCTCGCGCGCCTGCGCGATGAAGCGGTCCTCCTCCAGTTCGCTCGTCCAGCCGGGAATGCTCTCCAGTTTATCGATGGTGCCGCCGGTGTGCGCCAGCCCACGCCCGCTCATCTTGGCGACGGTCTGGCCCAGCGCGGCCAGCATGGGCGTCAGGATCAGGCTGGTCTTGTCGCCCACGCCGCCCGTGGAATGCTTATCCACCGTGCGTGGCAGGTCACCGAGGTTCATCAGGTCGCCGCTCTCGGCCATGACCATGGTCAGGTCAGCCGTTTCCTGTTCGGCCATGCCGCGCAGGAACACGGCCATCAGCCACGCGCTCATCTGGTAGTCGGGCACGTCGCCGCGCGTGTACCCCAGCACCAGGGTCTCGAGTTCCTCGCGGGTGTGCTGTTGGCCGTCGCGTTTCTTGCGGATCAGTTCGGGGATGTTGATGGCGGTCATAGGCCAGTTTACGTCCCGTGGACAGGAAATCGTCCCGGCGTGCGCCTCAGCTCTCGTCCGCCTCGCCGCTGGTCCAGCCGACCTTCGCGTGCGTGCCGTCGCAGTAGGGCTTGTTGCCGCTGTGGCCGCAGCGGCACAGCGCGGCGCGCACGTCCTTCCTCTCGCCGCCGGGCGTGTCGATCACGAGGTTGCCTTTGATCATCAGCGGACCGTCGGGGCTGGGGGTGATGGTGGTGATCTCGTCGGGCATCTCGGCCTCCTGTCCTTCCAGGACGTAATGCAGCGCCCCGGTGGGGCAGGTGCGGACGACCGCCGCGACCGCGTCGGCCCCGGCGTTGGCGGGCTGAATCCACGGGCGGGCCTTCGGGTCGAACACGTCGGGCAGCCCGCGCACGCAGTTGGCGACGTGCAGGCAGCGCCGCGCGTCGTAGTAGACCGTGATGCCGGGTGCCGTGTACGCCTTCCCCTGCGCGAGGTCCTCGTTGGTGAGGGTCATGCCCCAGTGTACGCAGAGTCCGTAGGTCCGGGCTGGGTCGCGCTGGCGTGGGCGGCGCAGCGTTCGGCCAGCCGGGCGAACTCGGCGCGCAGTTCCGGGGGGCTGTCCACGCGGAAGTCGCAGTCCAGGCCCAGCAGGAACGCCGCGAAGCCCCCCAGGCCCTCGCGGGTGGTGGTCAGGCGCGTGCCGTGCGCGTCGGGGCGCACCTCCGTACCCCAGGTGGACACCCGGCCGCGCATGTCCTCCGGGAGGCAGTCGAGCCACACGCTGATGGCGTAGGTGGGTTTCGGGGCGCGCAGCGTGGAGCGCAGGTACGCGGCCGCGTCGAAGTCGGGCTCCTTCGTGAAGTGGCGGTCCTGCACGGTCAGGGCGCTCATGCGGTCCAGCCGGAACGAGCGGCGCGCGCCGCGCAGGTGGCAGTGGGCGACGGCGTA encodes:
- a CDS encoding thymidine phosphorylase is translated as MTAINIPELIRKKRDGQQHTREELETLVLGYTRGDVPDYQMSAWLMAVFLRGMAEQETADLTMVMAESGDLMNLGDLPRTVDKHSTGGVGDKTSLILTPMLAALGQTVAKMSGRGLAHTGGTIDKLESIPGWTSELEEDRFIAQAREIGLALVGQSRDLAPADGKLYALRDVTATVDCLPLIASSIMSKKLASGAHTVVLDVKVGAGAFMRTLDAGRGLARAMVDIGNRAGRQVRAVLTDMDTPLGHMAGNSLEVLEALATLRGEGPHDLTELCVALAVEALAAQGEDEAAAEARARATLTDGSALAKFRAFIEAQGGDATYVDDISKFDVAPGRADVTAPESGFVASIDALSVGRAVLVLGGGRERKGEAIDHGVGVELLRKPGEAVQAGEPVLRIYHRDGRGLDAARRLLTEGLTLGAQAPAPEPLILDRVF
- a CDS encoding acyl-CoA thioesterase, producing MTVSTDAVSTDAARTAHPRIPALNWRDAHRTTIQLRYGDLDAMGHVNNARYAEFLEVARMDLSRALAVRDADDRSVLARLELDYVRDIRLGQEVVIETLIERVGRTSWTGVARILADGVPCAFARSVQVRVDDQGQPAVIPPTFAERIAPVLVRADRVQADGAQAGS
- a CDS encoding cell division protein FtsB → MTDIPPPPVPPARASWWQRTERRIQRLQRLPLTMMIASLLAALGIVQLTFQLGNSVYRSVTWSQDTRATLARTATLERDVRILQDAVKANQDPTYLRALARCRGFVGANERVVVASDAPETPPGENCKALRVP
- a CDS encoding (4Fe-4S)-binding protein — protein: MTLTNEDLAQGKAYTAPGITVYYDARRCLHVANCVRGLPDVFDPKARPWIQPANAGADAVAAVVRTCPTGALHYVLEGQEAEMPDEITTITPSPDGPLMIKGNLVIDTPGGERKDVRAALCRCGHSGNKPYCDGTHAKVGWTSGEADES